In the genome of Halictus rubicundus isolate RS-2024b chromosome 9, iyHalRubi1_principal, whole genome shotgun sequence, one region contains:
- the LOC143357068 gene encoding calpain-7 isoform X1, which produces MTLEAAQNAAQKAVQFDSKNQYKQAMYYYNIAIKSLNELQNPVYDQKVTEYQDRVTAIQSLINEEDKKHNSAQPVHHSELQRCMFLVNQAQDADESGLKDVAIELYTNAAELGLKFKTTDSEVKGKLTALIRLALDRAESLKGIKIDDNKDIFRTLSQLPAVPETSLDDDVNTVLPVTTTSTNSNNIGKQARPPLQRGSSAHLKVSGGSSSYSDEEKSVLHHSSHINDHKFLPFMNIDLTENFRLPIPFTDKDGLLELAPKQKLDFARWCRPEELFPEPVMLMTHHVDYYSIKQTVVSDCSFVASLAVSAQYERRFGRKLITSVIYPQNRNKEPIYNPFGKYMVKLHINGVPRKVIIDDLLPVSRYNQLLCSYSSNRGELWISLLEKAYMKVMGGYDFPGSNSNIDLHALTSWIPERWAIKPDEPDLNKDQLFNVLLTRLHKGDVLVTVATGKLSDLDAERTGLVPTHAYAVLDVRKVNGERLLLLKNPWSHLRWKGNYSELDTVHWTNELKQTLNYDPDSASQFDNGIFWIDYDSIYRFFDEFYLNWNPGLFNYTYCMHQMWNAGVGPVKDAYNIGDNPQFLLEVQSNVTGAIWILLTRHITDIADFRENQEYITVLVYKNDGKRVYYPHDPPPYIKGVKINSPHYLCKIKLDTESDTRYTLVISQYEKTNTIYYTLRAYGTCPFTLRKMSNFYKYEKGITDGQWKDITAGGCTNHPTYQNNPRYQLLLESSSNENYLLIILKGPKQYQIGFDIVSVVLNDPDAPGAFKMKTSGPFRSGFIYLELDNVPAGTYNIIPSTYNPGQEGPFFLTCKSSCKLQLQRLQ; this is translated from the exons TGCTATTAAATCACTTAATGAGTTGCAAAACCCTGTATATGATCAGAAAGTTACAGAATATCAAGATAGAGTAACAGCAATACAATCTCTGA TCAACGAAGAAGATAAAAAACATAACAGTGCACAACCAGTACATCACTCGGAACTCCAAAGATGCATGTTCCTTGTGAATCAAGCTCAAGATGCAGATGAATCAGGTCTAAAAGATGTAGCTATAGAGCTGTATACTAATGCTGCTGAACTTGGTCTAAAATTT AAAACTACAGATTCTGAAGTGAAAGGAAAATTAACAGCTCTTATTCGACTAGCCTTGGACAGGGCAGAATCTTTGAAAGGTATAAAAATAGAtgacaacaaagatatttttagaacattgtCCCAATTGCCTGCAGTACCAGAAACAAGTTTGGATGACGATGTAAACACAGTATTACCAGTTACTACGACTTCTACAAATTCCAATAACATTG GAAAGCAAGCTCGGCCACCTTTGCAACGTGGCAGCAGTGCACATTTGAAAGTAAGCGGCGGTAGTAGCAGTTATTCCGATGAGGAGAAATCGGTTTTACATCATAGTTCTCATATTAATGACCATAAGTTCCTCCCTTTTATGAACATCGATCTTACAGAAAATTTTCGTTTGCCCATTCCGTTTACTGACAAAGATGGCCTCCTAGAACTAGCACCAAAGCAGAAGCTTGACTTTGCAAGATGGTGCCGTCCAGAGGAATTGTTTCCCGAGCCAGTTATGCTCATGACTCATCACGTTGATTATTACAGCATAAAACAAACT GTCGTTTCCGACTGCTCGTTCGTTGCGTCGCTTGCCGTTAGCGCTCAATACGAAAGAAGATTCGGACGCAAACTAATTACATCCGTTATTTATCCACAAAATCGAAACAAAGAACCAATTTATAATCCGTTCG GAAAGTACATGGTGAAACTTCACATTAATGGTGTTCCACGCAAAGTTATAATAGATGACTTATTGCCTGTAAGCCGATACAACCAATTACTTTGTTCCTACTCTAGCAATCGTGGTGAGCTGTGGATCTCGTTGCTCGAGAAGGCTTATATGAAAGTAATGGGTGGTTATGATTTTCCTGGTTCGAACAGT AATATAGATTTACATGCTCTAACTAGTTGGATACCAGAGAGATGGGCCATAAAACCAGACGAACCAGATTTGAACAAGGACCAGTTATTTAATGTTTTATTAACACGCTTGCATAAAGGAGATGTACTGGTGACAGTAGCCACTGGAAAGTTGTCTGATTTAGACGCTGAGAGGACTGGCCTTGTACCTACTCACGCATATGCAGTTCTTGACGTCAGGAAAGTAAAT GGTGAAAGATTACTGCTACTTAAAAACCCTTGGTCACATTTGCGATGGAAAGGCAACTATTCTGAACTTGATACTGTACATTGGACCAATGAATTAAAACAAACATTGAATTATGATCCAGATTCTGCCTCCCAATTTGATAATGGTATATTTTGGATCGATTACGATAGTATATATCGCTTTTTCGACGAGTTTTATTTGAATTGGAATCCGGGTCTGTTCAATTACACTTACTGCATGCACCA AATGTGGAATGCAGGTGTTGGACCAGTAAAGGACGCGTATAATATAGGCGATAATCCTCAGTTTTTACTAGAAGTACAAAGCAATGTTACAGGTGCTATATGGATTCTTCTTACAAGACATATTACTGACATTGCAGACTTCCGAGAAAACCAGGAATACATAACAGTATTAGTCTATAAAAATGATGGGAAAAGAGTTTATTACCCAC atGATCCACCACCGTATATTAAAGGTGTGAAAATAAACAGTCCGCACTAtctttgcaaaataaaactggATACCGAAAGTGATACACGATACACTCTAGTCATTTCACAATATGAAAAAACAAATACGATATATTATACTTTACGTGCGTATGGGACTTGCCCATTCACGTTACGCAAGATGTCGAACTTTTATAAATATGAGAAGGGG ATTACCGATGGTCAATGGAAAGACATCACAGCTGGCGGGTGCACCAACCATCCAACATACCAAAATAATCCACGTTACCAATTATTATTAGAGAGTTCAAGTAACGAGAACTACCTTTTGATTATATTGAAGGGTCCAAAGCAATATCAAATAGGATTTGATATTGTGTCGGTAGTATTGAATGATCCCGATGCGCCTGGAGCGTTTAAAATGAAAACCTCTGGTCCATTTAG GTCGGGATTTATCTATCTCGAATTGGACAATGTGCCAGCCGGAACATATAATATTATTCCATCAACGTACAATCCAGGCCAGGAAGGTCCATTTTTCTTAACATGTAAATCATCTTGCAAACTACAACTTCAACGGCTTCAATAA
- the LOC143357068 gene encoding calpain-7 isoform X2 encodes MTLEAAQNAAQKAVQFDINEEDKKHNSAQPVHHSELQRCMFLVNQAQDADESGLKDVAIELYTNAAELGLKFKTTDSEVKGKLTALIRLALDRAESLKGIKIDDNKDIFRTLSQLPAVPETSLDDDVNTVLPVTTTSTNSNNIGKQARPPLQRGSSAHLKVSGGSSSYSDEEKSVLHHSSHINDHKFLPFMNIDLTENFRLPIPFTDKDGLLELAPKQKLDFARWCRPEELFPEPVMLMTHHVDYYSIKQTVVSDCSFVASLAVSAQYERRFGRKLITSVIYPQNRNKEPIYNPFGKYMVKLHINGVPRKVIIDDLLPVSRYNQLLCSYSSNRGELWISLLEKAYMKVMGGYDFPGSNSNIDLHALTSWIPERWAIKPDEPDLNKDQLFNVLLTRLHKGDVLVTVATGKLSDLDAERTGLVPTHAYAVLDVRKVNGERLLLLKNPWSHLRWKGNYSELDTVHWTNELKQTLNYDPDSASQFDNGIFWIDYDSIYRFFDEFYLNWNPGLFNYTYCMHQMWNAGVGPVKDAYNIGDNPQFLLEVQSNVTGAIWILLTRHITDIADFRENQEYITVLVYKNDGKRVYYPHDPPPYIKGVKINSPHYLCKIKLDTESDTRYTLVISQYEKTNTIYYTLRAYGTCPFTLRKMSNFYKYEKGITDGQWKDITAGGCTNHPTYQNNPRYQLLLESSSNENYLLIILKGPKQYQIGFDIVSVVLNDPDAPGAFKMKTSGPFRSGFIYLELDNVPAGTYNIIPSTYNPGQEGPFFLTCKSSCKLQLQRLQ; translated from the exons TCAACGAAGAAGATAAAAAACATAACAGTGCACAACCAGTACATCACTCGGAACTCCAAAGATGCATGTTCCTTGTGAATCAAGCTCAAGATGCAGATGAATCAGGTCTAAAAGATGTAGCTATAGAGCTGTATACTAATGCTGCTGAACTTGGTCTAAAATTT AAAACTACAGATTCTGAAGTGAAAGGAAAATTAACAGCTCTTATTCGACTAGCCTTGGACAGGGCAGAATCTTTGAAAGGTATAAAAATAGAtgacaacaaagatatttttagaacattgtCCCAATTGCCTGCAGTACCAGAAACAAGTTTGGATGACGATGTAAACACAGTATTACCAGTTACTACGACTTCTACAAATTCCAATAACATTG GAAAGCAAGCTCGGCCACCTTTGCAACGTGGCAGCAGTGCACATTTGAAAGTAAGCGGCGGTAGTAGCAGTTATTCCGATGAGGAGAAATCGGTTTTACATCATAGTTCTCATATTAATGACCATAAGTTCCTCCCTTTTATGAACATCGATCTTACAGAAAATTTTCGTTTGCCCATTCCGTTTACTGACAAAGATGGCCTCCTAGAACTAGCACCAAAGCAGAAGCTTGACTTTGCAAGATGGTGCCGTCCAGAGGAATTGTTTCCCGAGCCAGTTATGCTCATGACTCATCACGTTGATTATTACAGCATAAAACAAACT GTCGTTTCCGACTGCTCGTTCGTTGCGTCGCTTGCCGTTAGCGCTCAATACGAAAGAAGATTCGGACGCAAACTAATTACATCCGTTATTTATCCACAAAATCGAAACAAAGAACCAATTTATAATCCGTTCG GAAAGTACATGGTGAAACTTCACATTAATGGTGTTCCACGCAAAGTTATAATAGATGACTTATTGCCTGTAAGCCGATACAACCAATTACTTTGTTCCTACTCTAGCAATCGTGGTGAGCTGTGGATCTCGTTGCTCGAGAAGGCTTATATGAAAGTAATGGGTGGTTATGATTTTCCTGGTTCGAACAGT AATATAGATTTACATGCTCTAACTAGTTGGATACCAGAGAGATGGGCCATAAAACCAGACGAACCAGATTTGAACAAGGACCAGTTATTTAATGTTTTATTAACACGCTTGCATAAAGGAGATGTACTGGTGACAGTAGCCACTGGAAAGTTGTCTGATTTAGACGCTGAGAGGACTGGCCTTGTACCTACTCACGCATATGCAGTTCTTGACGTCAGGAAAGTAAAT GGTGAAAGATTACTGCTACTTAAAAACCCTTGGTCACATTTGCGATGGAAAGGCAACTATTCTGAACTTGATACTGTACATTGGACCAATGAATTAAAACAAACATTGAATTATGATCCAGATTCTGCCTCCCAATTTGATAATGGTATATTTTGGATCGATTACGATAGTATATATCGCTTTTTCGACGAGTTTTATTTGAATTGGAATCCGGGTCTGTTCAATTACACTTACTGCATGCACCA AATGTGGAATGCAGGTGTTGGACCAGTAAAGGACGCGTATAATATAGGCGATAATCCTCAGTTTTTACTAGAAGTACAAAGCAATGTTACAGGTGCTATATGGATTCTTCTTACAAGACATATTACTGACATTGCAGACTTCCGAGAAAACCAGGAATACATAACAGTATTAGTCTATAAAAATGATGGGAAAAGAGTTTATTACCCAC atGATCCACCACCGTATATTAAAGGTGTGAAAATAAACAGTCCGCACTAtctttgcaaaataaaactggATACCGAAAGTGATACACGATACACTCTAGTCATTTCACAATATGAAAAAACAAATACGATATATTATACTTTACGTGCGTATGGGACTTGCCCATTCACGTTACGCAAGATGTCGAACTTTTATAAATATGAGAAGGGG ATTACCGATGGTCAATGGAAAGACATCACAGCTGGCGGGTGCACCAACCATCCAACATACCAAAATAATCCACGTTACCAATTATTATTAGAGAGTTCAAGTAACGAGAACTACCTTTTGATTATATTGAAGGGTCCAAAGCAATATCAAATAGGATTTGATATTGTGTCGGTAGTATTGAATGATCCCGATGCGCCTGGAGCGTTTAAAATGAAAACCTCTGGTCCATTTAG GTCGGGATTTATCTATCTCGAATTGGACAATGTGCCAGCCGGAACATATAATATTATTCCATCAACGTACAATCCAGGCCAGGAAGGTCCATTTTTCTTAACATGTAAATCATCTTGCAAACTACAACTTCAACGGCTTCAATAA